In the genome of Hevea brasiliensis isolate MT/VB/25A 57/8 chromosome 14, ASM3005281v1, whole genome shotgun sequence, the window GATTCTTCATTAGATTGATAAGAGTCATGGGATTAGTAGTTTTCTTGATCGTCAAATCATCATCACATTTCCTATCTCCTGCTTTTATATGCTTCTGCACGATAAAAATAGAGTTGCAAAATTAGCAACTAAAAATGAACAAACATTAAGCAGAATTCAGCTAACTACCATAGCAATCGGCAAATTTAAAATGGAGCACTAATACAATTTTAGTTAAGTATCTAGGCAAGACTTAAGGTTTAGTTGTTGTTGTATCTAGGCAAGATCCCTAACATTGCACAGCAAAATTCATAGAATTCAGCTACTAGTCCAAAACTGATAACAATAAGATCATGATTTTAACAATAGCAAATTTTAGGGAATAAATGCATCTTCTCAGAAGATGCAATGGTCAAACCTGAATTGTTGACAAAACTATAAGGCTAGTTTTCGAGAGTGAACTTGCAGAAACTCACCATTTTCGTGTatctccatttgcaaagttgcagGCTTATTGTTCTTTTTAGTGTGTAGAGATTTCTCTCGATTTTCATAGAAATTGAAGTCATCTAACAATGAGGTCTTAGATGAATAACTCTTAAATATATTCAGCATTTCCAAACCTTGCTAAAGTCCAATCTGCAAATTATTATAACAAATCGTGTCAATCCAACCTTTAATATATTCAACAAGAACAGAGGCCACCATGCACAAGTTTCTATTCTAGCAGCATCTTTTGCCAGATATATTGAAATATCAAGCCTATATTGTATAGTACAACCACTGAAAATAACAGAAAAATGGCAACATGATCTGCTAAGTTGAGTTTTTAATGCAGGGGAACCATATGCACAGCATATTGCAGAAGACTTCCACAAATAGAAGCTGTTGTGTAAGAGAACAGGTCTTTTCTCAAAACCACGAACTTCAAAAATAgagagtagttttttttttttttttttttttttttgaggttaacaTGAACTTAAAATTATTTCTGCTCCATTCCCAACATGACAAGGTCAGGTATAACAAATATTCATTGTAAAGCAGTACTACCATGAAGTAAACACAATTTTCGACAATCAATATGTATTTAGTTCTAGCCATAtttcttaaaatataatataacaaATTAGAAGATGTAAATGTAGAGCAGACTGGCTTTCACAACAGAAACATCAGAAGACAATTGAGTTCTAAAGCAAAGGAGATACCTCTTGAGTGTCTCTGCTATAAGTTACAGGCCACCTACCATTATTTTCAAGATCTCTGTTCTGCTTCACCGAATGCTGCATCTAACTTCTTATTGCCATTTGGAGTGCTTGCCCATACATCATATTTAATGCCCTTATGAATGTCATCTTCATTGTAAGATTTGATAACATAGAACTTAGCATCTGCGTACTTAGTTTCAAAATCTGGTTTGTTATACTGCTCTCTTTGTACAGTGATTCCCAAGTCTTCCTTGACAGCAGTCTCCAGAGAAGGAAATTTGTTAGAGCCCCTAGGACCAGAAGTTAgttcatttgaggtttcaaaatcACTGTTTTTATAGAATCTGTCTCCAGATTTATTTCTATCATTTCCATTCCATATCCTTCCGTTCTGTCTATAGTTCATAGGACAATTATGCGGGAATGGACCATGTTTTTGGATAGAAAAAGGAGGCAAATTTCCTACAGGATGGTATCCTTTCGAGAGACGTGCTGAGAAATCAGAACCCAATGCAGACACCTGTAACAAGAAAAAGTTAAATCAGCAAAAACACTCAAAACTGAAGACTAGTGATGACCAACAAGCACAACAAACTTCAAAATCAATTCTTTTTGGGAAAGTTTAAAGATATAGACATAAAAAGTAAGAATATTTCATACCTTGTTTAAAGGTCTGATTGCTTGTGTATTTGTAGACTTAGAGGATTTGCCAGCAGTATTGTCATTAGACTTCATAGAGTTAAAACCACTGGACTTGGCAAAAGTAGAAGCTGATCCATATTTTCCATTTTGAGAACCAGTATTGCCATTTGAGACATCACTAAAATATGCTGAATCCCATGAATAGCAAGGCATGGCTTCCGATCCATAGAAAACAGGATGTGGAAGGTATCAAGGTGAAGAAAAATATGCTTGTTGACCAACACTTTGCCCATCTACCCCAACCACTGCCCCAGAAGCATATGGATTATAGCAGGTAAATAATAGACTAGTGATCCATTGTCTGATTGCATCCCTGATGTGATCAACCGATACACAAGTATCAATTATCAACAAGACACAATTATACAAAACTACCCTTATCAGCCAAGCAGAACGAGACATAGTTTTGCCTAATTTTTGCAAATAGAAATGAAAGTATACGTCAGAAGAACATACCATATGAGATCCATGTGCTTGAAAATAACCATGATCATCCAATTGTGTGAAGGATCCATTATACTCTG includes:
- the LOC131172768 gene encoding YTH domain-containing protein ECT4-like, with translation MPCYSWDSAYFSDVSNGNTGSQNGKYGSASTFAKSSGFNSMKSNDNTAGKSSKSTNTQAIRPLNKVSALGSDFSARLSKGYHPVGNLPPFSIQKHGPFPHNCPMNYRQNGRIWNGNDRNKSGDRFYKNSDFETSNELTSGPRGSNKFPSLETAVKEDLGITVQREQYNKPDFETKYADAKFYVIKSYNEDDIHKGIKYDVWASTPNGNKKLDAAFGEAEQRS